The candidate division WOR-3 bacterium genomic interval TTCGCCTCACCAAGAAAATAACCCATCAGGACCCCATAAAAGGCATGACTGGGGACAGCAAGAAATGCCCTTAATATACCGGTGCGCAAGCCACCAAGTAGGCTAGGGCTAAAGACATAAAGGATGTTTTCAATGGTGGCAAAGCCCAATGCAACCGCGGTTGAGTACATTATCCCATCATAGGGTTCGTCAAACTCTGGGCGGTTATAGCAGTATAAGCGGACAACAAAGAACTTCCAGCCTTCCTCGATAAGACCGGCAATAAAAAAGGAGCCAAGAAAAATTGTAAGGAGATCGGGTTTTCGGTAATACCATCCGGTGAGACGCTGGACTAGGTTAGCTGTTGCGGAGGCGGGCAGAAGAATAAAGGCACCCAGGATAAAGGCAAGAAAGATGGGCC includes:
- a CDS encoding PrsW family glutamic-type intramembrane protease: MNIWLLILAILPGLGLLLFFYFRDRYKKEPLWPIFLAFILGAFILLPASATANLVQRLTGWYYRKPDLLTIFLGSFFIAGLIEEGWKFFVVRLYCYNRPEFDEPYDGIMYSTAVALGFATIENILYVFSPSLLGGLRTGILRAFLAVPSHAFYGVLMGYFLGEAKFAKTTAEENLFALIGLGLAIVAHGIYDFLVIALPYRPLLTGSLIVFSFLVWIVFFEASRHQAEKSPYRNPDLAKHLRNQTDERWDETNHSEL